CAGGAAAGCAGTGGGAAAGCACGAATATTTCTCTTACCCAGGAGCGTGTGCGCCGTGCATCAATCGGCATTCAAATGATTGAACGGTACTGCCCGGATGCCAAAACGTCAAAGCTTGGAGCCGAGGGGCTTGGCATCGCCAAAATTGTAAAAGAAGCACCCATGAATTAAGAAAAGGAGCGGAATCACATGACTTTTAAAGTATTGCTGACGGATTATGAATTTGCCCACCTTGAGTACGAAGAGCAGGTTTTCAATGAAAGCGGTCTCGATATTCAATTTATTAAAAAACAATGCAAAACAGAAGAAGACGTCATCGAACATGCAAAAGATGCGGATGCTCTTTTAAACCAATACGCACCTATTTCAAAACGTGTAATCGACTCTCTTGAAAAAACAAAAGTTATTTCCCGATATGGTGTTGGTGTCAATACGATCGATGTCGACGCTGCCCAGGCAAAAAACATTACTGTGGCTAATGTGCCGGATTACGGAATGGAAGAGGTATCGAATCATGCGCTCGCCTTGCTGCTCTCATGGGCTCGAAAAGTGACCCTATTAAATAATGAGGTCAAGCAGGGAAATTGGGATTTTAAAGCGTGCGTGCCGATCCACCGTTTTGATAAACAAACCGTCGGCGTACTCGGCTTCGGCCGAATTCCACGCCGCTTTATTGAAAAGGTAAAACCGCTCGGGTTCCAAACTGTCGCCTATGATCCATTTGTGTCAGCCGAAGAGATGGCAGCGGCCGGCGTTCGAAAAATGGAACTGGATGAAATCATCAAAGAGTCAGATTACTTGTCTGTTCACGTTCCGCTTATCAAAGAAACCCATCATTTACTGAACGCCGAACGGTTTAGTCAAATGAAGAAAAATGCCGTAATCATTAACACAGCCCGTGGTCCAATTATTGATGAAAAAGCGCTCATTGATGCACTTGAACAGGGGATGATCGCCGGGGCTGCGCTGGATGTGACAGAAGAAGAGCCAGTCAGCAAAACAAGCCCGCTTCTTCAAATGGATAACGTCATCATTACACCGCACAGTGCCTGGTATTCAGAAGAAGCAATGGTGGAACTGCGCCGAAAAGCAGCGAAAAATATTGTGCAAGTTTTAAAAGGCGAACAAACGCCTTATGCGCTTACGTAAGAAAGGCGGAACAGAAGAATGAAATTAGCCCTGTTTTCAGCGGAAGAAAAACATCACCTCGGCGTTGTCCGGGGTGAGCACATCATCAGCTTAACGGCAATGGATCCTGAAACGTATCCACCCTGCATCAAAACATTTATCCAGCGGGGGAGCACAGTTCCTTCTCTTGAAGGACAGCCATCGTTTTCTTTAGAAGATATTGAAATTGACGTACCAATCGCTTCACCGGAAAAAATCATTTGTGTCGGCTTGAACTATATTGACCACTGCCATGAAACAGGTATGGAGCCGCCGAAATCTCCGGTTATTTTCTCGAAATACGCGAATGCGTTAACCGGTCATAACACCGCTATAGAAATACCCATTAATTCAAACGAAGTCGATTTTGAAGCGGAGCTGGCTATCGTAATCGGCAAAGAAGCAAAACATGTCTCAGAGGAAGAAGCAGAAGAATTCGTTTTTGGCTATACGATCATGAATGATGTGAGTGCTAGAGACCTGCAGTTTGCAGATGGACAGTGGTCACGAGGCAAAACAGCGGACACTTTTGCGCCGACGGGACCGTATGTGGTGACGCGTGACGAAATCGGCAATCCACACGATCTAGCTATTTCACTGACATTGAATGGCGAAACGATGCAGGATTCCAATACGAGCAATTTGATTTTTACGGTTCCACAGATCGTTTCCTTCTTATCGCAATCTATGACGCTGAAGCCGGGAGACTTAATCGCGACTGGAACACCGCCGGGCGTTGGAATGGGTCGCAGCCCAAAAGTGTGGCTGAAGGACGGAGATCAAATGGACGTAACAATCGAAAAAATTGGCACACTGTCCAATCATGTGCGAGGAAGATCATAAACAAGAAAGAAGAGGATGAACATGGATGTTGTAACCGTGGGCGAAACGATGACCCTATTTTCACCAAATGAGCACGGCCAGCTGCGCCATGCTCATTCTTTTTCTATGAAGTTTGCCGGTGCGGAATCCAATGTTGCCATCGGATTAAGCCGCCTTGGCCATAAAGCGCGCTGGATCAGCCGATTAGGTGAGGACGAATTCGGTGATGCAATGGAGATTTTTATTCGCGGGGAAGGTGTGGACGTATCGTATGTTACACGCGATGAGCAGGCGCCAACCGGTGTGTTTTTTAAAGAATTTCGCCGTCCAAATGATACGCGCGTTTATTACTATCGGAAAGATTCCGCCGCCAGCCAGCTGACGGCGGATCATATAAAGGAAGAAGCGATTAAAGGAGCCGTCTATCTACATATAACCGGTATTACACCGGCTCTCGGTGAATCGTGCCAGTCTGTCATGGACAAAGCGATTTGGCTGGCGAAAGCGAATGGGGTAAAGATTGTGTTTGATCCAAATGTGCGTCTGAAAATCTGGAAAAGTGAAGAAGAAGCACGCCGGCTGATCAAACGGTATATAGCAGAAAGCGACATTGTGCTGCCGGGTGAAGCGGAGGCCGAATTTTTATTTGGCAAAAAAGATAGAGCCGCTTATGTAGAAGCATTTCATGATCTCGGTGCAGATATTGTCCTGATGAAAGTCGGAAAAGAAGGATGTCTTGTATCGCAAAGAGGAAAAGCAGTGGAGCATGTTTCCGGGTTTTATGTGGAGAGAGTGATCGATCCAATCGGTGCAGGTGACGCGTTTGCGGCCGGCGTTTTATCAGCTTTATTGGATGGACTGTCGGTTGAGGAAGCGGCCAGGCGCGGCAATGCAATGGGTGCAATAGTGACCATGGTAAATGGAGATGTCGAAGGGCTGCCAAATCGAGCGGACCTGTTTTCTTTTATGAATGGCGGATCGGATGATGTAACGAGGTAGAAAGGAGAAACATACATGAATCAGCTCGAACGATTAAAAGAAGGTAAGCTGGTCGCAGTGATTCGCGGCGCCCAGCCGGAACAAGTGATACCAATTGCAAGGGCGCTGCAAGAAGGCGGGATTGTCTCGCTTGAAATCACAGCCGATACGCCTAAAGTGTGTTCTGTGATCGAAGGAGTAAAAGAAGCATTTGGGGACGATATCATTGTCGGAGCCGGCACGGTGCTGGACCCGGAAACCGCCCGTGCGGTCATTATGGCAGGAGCGGAATTTATTTTCTCTCCGACCGTTAATGTGGAAACAATTAAAATGGCGAAGCGCTACGGTGTAATCAGCATTCCAGGCGCACTGACGCCAACCGAAATTTTAACAGCGTATGAACATGGAGCGGATTTAATTAAAGTTTTTCCAGCCGGTGCAATGGGAGCCGGATACTTTAAAGATTTAAAAGGGCCGCTGCCGCATATCCCGCTTATGCCAACAGGTGGTATCACTCTCGATAATATAGGGGACTACTTTAAAGCCGGGGCAGCAGCAGCCGGACTGGGCAGCGCCCTTGTGAATCCTGTGAAGCTTCAAACCGAGGAATCCTATAAGGAACTGACCAAAATGGCGCAGGCTTTTTCAGAGCTAGCTGCTGGCTGGTAAGGCGTTTCTTTTGAATAAGGCACAACAGCAGACATCGCTTTTGCTCTTAAGAG
The genomic region above belongs to Domibacillus sp. DTU_2020_1001157_1_SI_ALB_TIR_016 and contains:
- a CDS encoding C-terminal binding protein, producing the protein MTFKVLLTDYEFAHLEYEEQVFNESGLDIQFIKKQCKTEEDVIEHAKDADALLNQYAPISKRVIDSLEKTKVISRYGVGVNTIDVDAAQAKNITVANVPDYGMEEVSNHALALLLSWARKVTLLNNEVKQGNWDFKACVPIHRFDKQTVGVLGFGRIPRRFIEKVKPLGFQTVAYDPFVSAEEMAAAGVRKMELDEIIKESDYLSVHVPLIKETHHLLNAERFSQMKKNAVIINTARGPIIDEKALIDALEQGMIAGAALDVTEEEPVSKTSPLLQMDNVIITPHSAWYSEEAMVELRRKAAKNIVQVLKGEQTPYALT
- a CDS encoding fumarylacetoacetate hydrolase family protein, which translates into the protein MKLALFSAEEKHHLGVVRGEHIISLTAMDPETYPPCIKTFIQRGSTVPSLEGQPSFSLEDIEIDVPIASPEKIICVGLNYIDHCHETGMEPPKSPVIFSKYANALTGHNTAIEIPINSNEVDFEAELAIVIGKEAKHVSEEEAEEFVFGYTIMNDVSARDLQFADGQWSRGKTADTFAPTGPYVVTRDEIGNPHDLAISLTLNGETMQDSNTSNLIFTVPQIVSFLSQSMTLKPGDLIATGTPPGVGMGRSPKVWLKDGDQMDVTIEKIGTLSNHVRGRS
- a CDS encoding sugar kinase, with the translated sequence MDVVTVGETMTLFSPNEHGQLRHAHSFSMKFAGAESNVAIGLSRLGHKARWISRLGEDEFGDAMEIFIRGEGVDVSYVTRDEQAPTGVFFKEFRRPNDTRVYYYRKDSAASQLTADHIKEEAIKGAVYLHITGITPALGESCQSVMDKAIWLAKANGVKIVFDPNVRLKIWKSEEEARRLIKRYIAESDIVLPGEAEAEFLFGKKDRAAYVEAFHDLGADIVLMKVGKEGCLVSQRGKAVEHVSGFYVERVIDPIGAGDAFAAGVLSALLDGLSVEEAARRGNAMGAIVTMVNGDVEGLPNRADLFSFMNGGSDDVTR
- a CDS encoding bifunctional 4-hydroxy-2-oxoglutarate aldolase/2-dehydro-3-deoxy-phosphogluconate aldolase, coding for MNQLERLKEGKLVAVIRGAQPEQVIPIARALQEGGIVSLEITADTPKVCSVIEGVKEAFGDDIIVGAGTVLDPETARAVIMAGAEFIFSPTVNVETIKMAKRYGVISIPGALTPTEILTAYEHGADLIKVFPAGAMGAGYFKDLKGPLPHIPLMPTGGITLDNIGDYFKAGAAAAGLGSALVNPVKLQTEESYKELTKMAQAFSELAAGW